One stretch of Rhizoctonia solani chromosome 8, complete sequence DNA includes these proteins:
- a CDS encoding Retrotransposable element Tf2 protein produces the protein MTDKAADWALPIIGTIIKGKGNPPTTIPALTAKFKEAFADPDAKQAAARKIAALTQTTTTSEYVTKFRNLMAELDWNTEAYIAQFVRGLHWKVKELLSTKDNIPDNNLEAIFAASVKIDNICWENEENQPKKTPAKSPASTATTSTTTTQRVRLSEDPNYVTPEERDRRRASGLCVKCGQKGHGIKQCPNGWKATIKETAKPLAPKLDVHVSDYKFVSLALDSNKKPLLFINLELHDFPTEQLRTLIDSGATSNFISPSIVEKYKIPKTQLENPQVVRMLDGTISQTGRIWHQVQLAVLAHGHTHSIPFLVCPIGNTPAILGMTWLTQESPLIDWSLGTITFPDQVQIASEEEADPDPLADLPAEYHKFAQVFGKEEFKVLPPHREYDIAIDLIPDAKLSPGPIYGMTNAESKALKQHIDKELATGKIRPSTSSAGAPVMFVKKANGSLCLVVDYRKLNDVTHKNVYPLPRQDDLMAKLRRAKLFTKLDLRWGYNNVRIKEGDEWKTAFRTKYGLFEYLVMPFGLTNAPAAFQHFMNDLFRDLINITMVIYLDNILIFSEDPEEHPAHVREVLSRLMANQLFCKLLKCHFHVTTVDYLGIVISPAGFSMDQKKIEAVVTWPTPKTVKQVQAFLGFVNYLRRFIPNFSTVARPLHNLTKKDSPWSWNTLEEQAFQELKALVTRAPVLIHSNPNTPYFLETDASRVAMGVKSCN, from the exons atgactgacaaggctgccgactgggctctccctatcatagggaccatcatcaagggcaagggaaacccccctaccaccatcccagccttaacggccaaattcaaggaggcatttgcggacccagatgccaaacaaGCCGCCGCtaggaagattgccgcgctcactcagacaaccactacgtctgagtacgttaccaagttccgcaatcttatggcagaacttgattggaacactgaggcgtacattgcccagtttgtgcgcggtcttcactggaaggtgaaggaactcctgtccaccaaggacaatatcccgGACAACAAccttgaggctatatttgctgcctccgtcaaaatagacaacatttgttgggaaaatgaggagaaccaaCCCAAGAAAACCCCCGCTAAGTCCCCGGCTTCCACAGCCACCacttccactaccaccactcaacgggtccgcttatcagaggaccctaaCTACGTCACtccagaagaaagggaccgccgccgcgcatctgGACTGTGCGTCAAATGCGGCCAGAAGGGGCACGGAATCAAGCAATGCCCAAATGGATGGAAGGCAACCATCAAAGAAACCGCCAAG cccctggccccaaaattagatgtgcatgtatcaGATTACAAATTTGTATCCTTGGCTCTAGATTCCAATAAAAAGCCTCTACTATTTATCAATCTTGAACTACACGACTTCCCAACGGAACAACTCAGAACCCTCatagactcaggagccacatcaaatttcatctccccctcaattgtggaaaaatacaaaatcccaaaaacccagcttgaaaatccacaagttgtgagaatgttagatggtaccatttcccagactggtcgcatttggcaccaggttcaactcgcaGTCTTGGCCCATGGCCACACACACTCCATccccttccttgtttgcccaataggcaacaccccggcaatacttggcatgacgtGGCTAACCCAGGAATCACCTCTAATAGACTGGTCTTTAGGCACCATCACATTCCCAGACCAAGTCCAAATTGCctcagaggaggaagcagatcCTGATCCATTAGCCGACTTACCCGCAGAATACCACAAATTTGCTCaagtatttggcaaagaagaattcaaggtccttcccccccatagggaatatgatattGCCATTGACTTAATCCCGGATGCCAAACTTTCCCCTGGGCCCATTTATGGCATGACCAACGCAGAATCAAAAGCACTGAAACAGCATATTGACAAAgaattagcaacgggcaagatccgccctagcacttcctcagcaggtgccccggtcatgtttgtgaaaaAAGCCAATGGATCCCTCTGCCTAGTtgttgattacaggaagctgaatgacgtAACTCacaagaacgtctacccactGCCAAGacaagatgacctcatggccaagttAAGACGTGCCAAATTATTCACAAAACTTgacttacgctggggttacaataatgtgcgaatcaaagaaggagatgaatggaagacggcctttaggaccaaatatgggctctttgaatatctagtcatgccctttggccttacAAATGCTcctgccgccttccagcatttcatgaatgatctATTCAGGGATCTTATCAACATCACCATGGTCATCTATTTGGACAACATCTTGATCTTTTCAGAAGACCCAGAAGAACACCCGGCCCATgtaagggaagtcctatccaGGTTAATGGCAAATCAACTCTTCTGCAAACTCTTGAAGTGCCATTTCCATGTAACCACGGTCGATTACTTAGGCATTGTTATCTCCCCCGCTGggttctcaatggaccagaagaaaataGAAGCAGTAGTAACatggcccactcccaagacggtcaaacaggttcAGGCTTTTCTAggctttgtcaactacctaaGGCGtttcattcccaactttaGCACGGTTGCGCGTcctctccacaacctcaccaaaaaggattccccctggtcatggaaTACTTTGGAAGAACAGGCCTTCCAGGAACTCAAGGCGTTGGTCACCAGGGCACCGGTTCTAATCCACTCTAACCCCAACACGCCGTATTTcctagaaacagatgcatccagagtagccatgggtgttaagagttgt aactag
- a CDS encoding Retrotransposon-derived protein PEG10 — protein MATRSRSSACPLSPLDQGELGPTLPATAVESSSLEPKVYGEISLGQAISLILGLQNQILQLERELEETKEATKEARDWMGAVNQALTRIEARGGAPHTPEDRKPPAIKATPRPLPKTNTFPAPSAPLVAWAAPSKAPPAFAYPTPVRAPPRVHTPPPPLPIQLRSPQLPAAPVAAYSTPVKVDHPDAYTGKIGNEARQWLTQMLAWVRLNQRMFPTNQEVLSFLLMNMKDVAGAWAHPHLDQLGSHRALIQLVDDFRTEFLAAFGNPDATQAAERQITHLTQTGTCAEYITKFRTIAMDLDWNDAALCGQFARGLHWEVSRLIAT, from the coding sequence atggcaacccgttcccggagcTCCGCTTGTCCCTTGTCCCCTctcgatcaaggagagctgggacccactcttccggcaaccgcCGTTGAGTCATCAAGCCTTGAACCCAAGGTCTACGGGGAAATCTCCCTTGgacaagcaatctcccttatcctgggattgcaaaatcaAATCCTCCAACTTGAGCGGGAACTCGAAGAAACAAAAgaagcaacaaaggaagcccgagactggatgggcgcagtcaaccaagccctcactcgcattgaggctaggggtggagccccccacacaccagaagaccggaaacctccAGCAAtcaaggccacgcccaggcccctacccaaaaccaacacttttccagcgcctagtgcgcccctcgtTGCCTGGGCCGCCCCCTCCAAAGCTCCCCCCGCCTTCGCCTATCCAACTCCCGTCCGGGCCCCCCCGCGagtccatactccccctccacctttgcctatccaaCTCCGTTCCCCCCAACTCCCAGCGGCCCCTGTAGCTGCTTATTCAACCCCAGTCAAGgtagaccaccctgacgcctacaCTGGGAAAATTGGGAACgaagcccgccaatggcttACGcaaatgttggcatgggtacgtctgaaccaacggatgttcccaaccaatcaggaggtcctgtcattcctcctgatgaatatgaaggacgtagcaggagcctgggctcacccccatcttgaccaactagggtcccacagggccttaATTCAATTGGTCGACGACTTCAggacggagttcttggctgcatttggcaacccgGATGCTACGCAAGCCGCTGagcggcaaatcacccaccttactcagacaggcacctgtgctgagtacattacaaagttcaggaccattgccatggacctggactggaatgacgccgccctttgtgggcaatttgcacgtggcctccactgggaggtcagccgtctCATTGCCACTTGA
- a CDS encoding Retrotransposable element Tf2 protein has product MVIDNALRKERASHPPKGNKPGTSSTNPNRGVSTGQPATKPGRLSSNPNFVSEEEQNRRRAEGLCIKCGKAGHKFAECCTGWKATPKEEGVKKEAAKIGKEISPLFTISIKPEKQADPLEVLIDSGATSLFLHPHTAELLRLPLIDLPQPRTVTMLNGSSPQAGKIWKKAHLTFLFDGKQMTETFLICNTGSHAAILGIKWLEAHNPEIDWNSRTLSFPHTPPEHATIAEEEEADQKPLEGVPSKYHQYAKVFGEEEFNKLPPHRHYNIGIKLTEEGPLNSPLYSMTDAKSATLKDWLRDELKAGKIRPSKSPISSPVMFVPKKDGSCCLVVDYCRLNNRTKKNVYPLPCPDDLMAQLRGAKIFTKLDLRWGYNNVQVKEGDKWKTAFHTKYGLYKSLVMTFGLTNAPAAFQHFMNELFKDLLDVCVIIYLDDILIYSKDDATHTKHVHEVLKRLMDNQLFCKASKCTFHVTSVEYLGIIVSDKGFSLDKLKIQAVQEWPVPTKVKEVQSFLGFANFLRRFVANFSHMARPLHNLVRKDTPWKWDTREQEAFQGLKAAITNAPVLCHADPTKPYFLETDASGAALGSILSQRQEDGRLHPLGFLSELFKGAKQNYDTHDKELLAIIRSFEYWRIFLEGTKHPITVFTDHCNLEYWKESRTFNRRHAQWHLLLAGYNFQIVYRPRKQSGKPDALSRQSDHADIPPADQTMLPDPVFANIALVTPEKELQRQIKASLDQDESLEEILQFLQNKSKAPPSIKHAFKDYKMEAGLLFYQGQIVVPDVGTLRTDLLHIFHNSPLAGHPGRQRTLELVSRNYYWPGIRADTYWHVDSCETCQRIRKPKYASIPPQPLKLPVRPWQHVSYDMIVDLPKDGSNDSILVIVDSFTKYGIFVKCSKKLKAPELAELFLEHVWKRHGMPEKTVSDRGRVFNNKFLKALYKRLGIDPHFSSAYHPQSNGQTERVNPSIKHFLRAYLGVNQRDWTKWLPMAEFAYNNAVHSSTGKTPFKALYGWEPTLTPSNVPTDVPEADKLAQTMEAQWKEVELALRQAKQRMTAGESGSPTEFKIGEEAWLDAKNVNLKTLSPKLTEQRLGPFKVTKKISNRAYRLELPPTMRIHNVFYVGLLSKVKRDSKRAFKNRPPPVTVDGEEEYEVEGITDAEERNGKWFFQVKWKGYGSEENTWEPRENLKNAEKFLEKYEKEMKKKALGAAKALKGGAVS; this is encoded by the exons atggtcattgataacgccctccgcaaggagcgtgccagccacccgcctaagggtaataagcctGGAACCTCTTCCACTaaccccaataggggggtgagtaccggccaaccgGCCACCAAACCAGGGCGCTTGTCCAGCAATCCTAACTTTGTCTCCGAGGAAGAGcaaaaccgccgcagggctgaaggcctctgcatcaaatgcggtaagGCGGGCCataaatttgcggaatgttgcactggctggaaagccacacccaaggaggaaggtgtcaagaaggaagccgccaagattggcaaaga AATttccccactcttcacaatttcaattaagccagagaaacaagcggacccactagaagtcctgatagattcaggcgctacATCATTGTTCCTTCACCCTCACAccgcggaactactccgcctacccctaatagacctccctCAACCCCGTACCgtaactatgctcaatgggtcaagcccccaggctggaaagatttggaagaaggcccacctaaccttcctatttgatggtaaacaaatgacggaaaccttcctgatttgcaacaCCGGATCACACGCCGCCATCCTAGGAATTAAATGGTTAGAAGCCCACAACcctgaaattgattggaactccCGTACTCTCTCCTTCCCACATACGCCACCAGAACATGCAACCAttgctgaggaggaggaagctgatcaaaaaccccttgaaggagtcccCTCCAAATATcaccaatacgccaaggtatttggagaggaggaattcaataagcttcctccCCATAGGCATTACAATATTGGGATCAAGCTCACAGAGGAAGGACCCCTTAACTCCCCCCTTTACAGTATGACTGATGCCAAGTCCGCCAccctcaaggactggcttagggatgaactcaaagctgggaagatccgtcccagcaaatcacCTATCAGCtccccggtcatgtttgtcccaaaaaaggatggttcctgtTGTCTTGTAGTTGACTATTGTCgcctcaataaccggacaaaaaagaacgtCTATCCGTTGCCTTGCCcagatgatctcatggcccagctccgcggcgccaagatctttactaAGCTAGATCTAAggtggggatacaacaatgtccaggtaaaagaaggtgacaaatggaaaactgccttccataccaaatatggtttatacaagtccctggtcatgacctttggcctgacaaatgcACCTGCagctttccaacacttcatgaacgagttgttcaaggatctactggatgtatgcgtcatcatctacctagATGACATCTTAATTTACTCAAAAGATGACGCAACTCACACAAAACACGTCCATGAGGTTCTAAAGCGGTTGATGGATAACCAGCTCTTCTGTAAAGCGTCCAAATGCacgttccacgtcacctctgtggaatacctggggatcattgtctcagacaagggttttagtctggataagctcaagatccaggcagtgCAAGAATGGCCAGTTCCCacaaaggtcaaagaagtccaatcgtTCCTgggttttgccaattttctccgccgatttgttgccaacttcagccacatggctagacCATTGCACAATCTGGTAAGAAAGGATACGCCATGGAAGTGGGATACcagggaacaggaagccttccaggGCCTTAAGGCCGctatcaccaacgccccagtacTTTGCCACGCGGATCCTACCAAGCCCTATTTCCTGGAAACGGATGCATCAGGTGCAGCTCTGGGATcaatactcagccaacggcAAGAAGACGGAAGACTACACCCCTTGGGGTTCCTGTCGGAATtgttcaaaggtgccaaacagaactatgacacccacgacaaggaactcctcgCAATCATCCGGTcatttgagtattggcgtataTTTCTGGAAGGGACAAAacacccaatcacggttttcacggatcattgcaacctggaatactggaaggagtccagAACCTTCAATCGACGGCACGCACAATGGCATCTACTCCTTGCTggttataacttccagattgtctaTCGCCCcagaaagcaatcagggaaaccagatgccctctCACGCCAATCAGACCATGCTGATATCCCTCCTGCAgaccaaaccatgctcccagaccccGTATTTGCAAACATTGCCCTGGTCACGCCGGAAAAAgagctacaacgccagatcaaAGCGTCCCTAGATCAAGAtgagtccctggaggaaattcTCCAATTCTTacagaacaagtccaaagcacccccctccatcaaacacgcattcaaagattacaagatggaggctggattactattctaccaaggacaaattgtggtTCCTGACGTTGGAACATTAAGGACGGACCTACTCCacatcttccacaacagccccttggcaggacatccaggaagaCAGCGTACCCTAGAATTGGTGtcaaggaattactactggcctggtaTCCGTGCGGAcacgtattggcatgtggactcttGTGAAACATGTCAACGGATCAGAAAGCCTAAGTACGCCtctatcccacctcagccACTCAAACTTCCTgttagaccctggcaacacgtatcatacgacatgatagtagacctgcctAAGGACGGAAGCAACGACTCCATCTTAGTCATAGTGGACAGCTTCACAAAGTATGGgatttttgtcaaatgttccaaaaagctcaaagcccctGAACTAGCGGAAttattcctggaacacgtgtggaaacggcacggcatgcctgaaaaaacGGTCTCAGACAGGGGAAGGgtgttcaacaacaagtttcTGAAGGCACTATACAAACGCCTAGGAATTGACCCCCATTTCTCCTCAGcgtaccacccccagagcaatggacaaacagaacgagtcaacccttccatcaaacacttcctaagggcCTACTTGGGGGTtaaccaacgggactggactaagtggctgccaatggcggaattcgcttacaacaacgccgtGCACAGTAGTACTGGGAAAACTCCCTTCAAAGCCttatacggatgggaacccaccttaaccccatccaacgtacccacagatgtcccagaagcggataaacttgcccaaacaatggaagcgcaatggaaggaagtagaaTTGGCCCTCCGGCAAGCCAAGCAACGGATGACAGCCGGAGAAAGCGGAAGCCCGACAGAATtcaaaattggagaagaagcttggcttgacgccaagaatgtcaacctcaaaaccttaaGCCCCAAACTAACAGAACAACGTTTGGGCCCGTTcaaggttaccaagaaaatctccaaccgcGCTTACCGGCTTGAACTACCCCCAACAATGCGCAttcacaacgtcttctacgtGGGGCTTCTatctaaggtcaaaagggacagcAAACGCGCCTTCAAGAACCGcccaccaccagtcaccgtggatggggaggaagaatacgaggtggaGGGGATCACCGATGCTGAAGAGAggaacgggaaatggttcttccaagtcaaatggaagggctacggATCCGAAGAGAATACATGGGAACCTCgagaaaacttaaaaaacgccgaaaaatttttagaaaaatacgaaaaagagatgaaaaagaaggccctcggcgctgccaaggcccttaaagggggggcagtgtcgtag
- a CDS encoding Transposable element Tc1 transposase, which produces MPPCRSKEVSQLNRGRILALHDEGKTYRYIEERTGVPKSTACDIVANYKKYGSATPRPRPGRPPALSPQTRRSIARYLKLYPEKPYYAIAELDGTVTKRQVQYTANQMGLQRYVACQQPYLSQKMIDARLDWAKNNTNQNWDWVAWADESTIDTGEQPVRPKVTWKQGEAYLPKNMVPSFQTGRQSVPMWGCIAHGKKGPLIRLKLSPCIAGKKGRSRGGGLTSAGYAEQVLKGPLKEFLDELEAERGHKILIVEDGAPLHKGPQAREARAALGIEQLAHPLGSPDLNAIEPIWRLLKSRVFKVPGARRNADKLWKVAKRVWDELTVEDINKHTGQMDARVQAIKEAEGGPTEF; this is translated from the coding sequence ATGCCCCCGTGTCGCAGTAAGGAAGTTTCGCAGCTGAATCGAGGTCGCATTTTGGCTCTACATGATGAAGGAAAAACGTATAGATATATTGAAGAACGTACTGGTGTTCCGAAATCTACAGCTTGTGATATTGTGGCAAATTACAAGAAATACGGGTCTGCTACCCCTCGGCCCCGGCCTGGTCGCCCACCCGCCCTATCCCCTCAAACTCGGCGGTCTATTGCACGTTATCTGAAACTCTACCCAGAGAAACCATATTATGCAATTGCCGAGCTCGACGGGACTGTTACCAAGCGTCAAGTTCAGTATACtgcaaatcaaatgggcCTCCAGCGCTATGTTGCTTGCCAGCAGCCGTACCTCTCACAGAAAATGATTGATGCTCGACTTGATTGGGCCAAGAATAACACAAATCAAAATTGGGATTGGGTAGCTTGGGCCGACGAGTCCACAATTGACACAGGAGAGCAGCCAGTGCGACCAAAAGTTACCTGGAAGCAAGGAGAAGCATATCTACCCAAGAACATGGTCCCAAGCTTCCAAACTGGTCGCCAAAGTGTCCCTATGTGGGGCTGCATTGCTCACGGCAAGAAGGGCCCATTGATTCGGCTCAAACTATCGCCTTGCATTGCTGGAAAGAAGGGCCGCTCAAGAGGCGGGGGGCTCACCTCAGCAGGGTATGCTGAACAAGTACTCAAAGGTCCACTCAAGGAGTTTTTGGATGAATTAGAGGCTGAGCGGGGTCACAAGATCCTCATCGTCGAGGATGGAGCACCGTTGCATAAGGGTCCACAAGCACGGGAGGCCCGGGCAGCACTGGGTATAGAACAGCTAGCCCATCCATTGGGCTCTCCCGATCTCAATGCCATTGAGCCCATATGGCGTCTCCTCAAATCACGCGTTTTCAAGGTGCCTGGAGCTCGGAGAAATGCTGACAAGCTTTGGAAAGTGGCCAAGCGGGTTTGGGATGAACTTACAGTGGAGGATATCAACAAACACACGGGGCAGATGGATGCCCGGGTTCAAGCTATCAAAGAAGCTGAAGGGGGGCCTACTGAGTTCTAG
- a CDS encoding cytochrome P450 family protein: protein MNLTTNDSSNWNLGMFPVDITSGIVNNQFALGSAAAVASGLVWYLLRSDDSQVKRIRPLPFFGQWSFFTRRYDFIVDGFKKFPQERLFGFGILGHNVVAVRGEEARKAFFSSSSFSFTEGYQLLFGGGPSTKDISKDAAKRNDQEELSFFLRHLVPLLKNDRLAKLTPELMSDIERNMKSWGDVGKFDPFEVMYSTVFQLTIRAAGAREIAESVEKCKQLEELYWKVEKGNTAASLLLPWLPSAARKQKVDSTTEIYTIFDQIIKDRQREGRREEDALQTFIDQGDSTVDIIGFVMGVLFAGIVNTGLMSAWIYIHLDQVPEWKEKAVEEIRALLHKYAPLEEYPDLSTAERFSKIPPQAWEDEMPVLETCIRETIRLIVSGAALRRVTSGDTEIDGKKIPNGTFLVYSVGETHTDPNIYPNPSQYDPGRYAEGQDKAQTYGFLGWGVGRHPCAGRRFAQYEIKSMVSMFLASYTYEVVDSAGKKPDPSVTVPDRNNLYQARPKEQTFYVKYTKRQQQL, encoded by the exons ATGAATCTGACCACCAACGACTCCTCTAACTGGAACCTGGGAATGTTCCCAGTAGACATTACCTCTGGTATTGTGAACAACCAGTTTGCGCTTGGCTCTGCAGCAGCGGTGGCATCTGGCTTAGTCTGGTATTTGCTTCGGTCCGACGACTCACAGGTGAAACGCATTCGACCCTTGCCGTTTTTCGGCCAATGGTCTTTCTTCACGAG ACGATATG ATTTCATAGTCGATGGATTCAAGAAATTCCCCCAGGAGAGATTATTTGGATTCGGTATACTTGGC CATAATGTTGTAGCCGTGAGGGGAGAAGAGGCTCGCAAGGCTTTCTTTAGTAGTAGTAGCTTCAGCTTTACTGAAGG GTATCAGTTATTGTTTGGTGGA GGCCCTTCCACAAAGGACATCTCTAAAGACGCAGCAAAGAGGAATGATCAAGAGGAGCTTTCCTTCTTCCTGCGTCATCTAGTTCCTCTACTGAAGAATGATCGCCTCGCCAAAC TCACTCCTGAACTAATGTCCGACATTGAGCGTAACATGAAGTCGTGGGGTGACGTCGGAAAGTTCGATCCATTCGAAGTGATGTACTCGACAGTGTTCCAGTTGACTATCCGCGCTGCCGGTGCGCGTGAGATCGCTGAATCGGTTGAAAAATGCAAGCAACTGGAGGAGCTCTACTGGAAGGTTGAAAAGGGAAACACAGCAGCTTCACTCCTGCTTCCTTGGCTTCCGTCGGCGGCCCGAAAACAGAAAGTTGATTCAACAACAGAAAT ATACACCATCTTCGACCAGATTATCAAGGATCGTCAACGCGAAGGTCGTCGTGAGGAAGATGCCCTTCAGACATTCATTGACCAAGGGGACTCTACGGTAGACATCATTGGA TTTGTCATGGGGGTACTTTTCGCTGGCATTGTCAATACCGGTCTCATGAGCGCCTGGATATACATTCACCTCGATCAGGTCCCTGAATGGAAGGAAAAGGCTGTCGAAGAGATCCGTGCCCTACTTCACAAGTATGCGCCGCTTGAAGAGTACCCTGACCTATCGACAGCTGAGCGATTCTCGAAGATTCCGCCACAAGCCTGGGAAGATGAGATGCCAGTCTTAGAG ACATGTATCCGTGAAACAATTCG ATTGATTGTTTCCGGAGCGGCCCTTCGTCGAGTTACGTCTGGAGATACTGAAATCGACGGCAAAAAGATTCCAAATGG AACGTTCCTGGTTTACTCTGTTGGAGAAACTCACACCGACCCAAACATCTATCCAAATCCAAGCCA ATATGATCCAGGTCGTTATGCCGAGGGTCAAGACAAGGCCCAGACATATGGCTTCCTTGGATGGG GTGTTGGGCGCCATCCTTGCGCCGGCCGTCGCTTTGCTCAGTACGAGATCAAGTCCATGGTATCCATGTTCTTGGCTTCG TACACCTACGAGGTAGTTGACTCTGCCGGCAAGAAGCCAGACCCATCAGTAACTGTTCCAGACAGGAACAACCTGTACCAG GCGCGTCCGAAAGAACAAACGTTCTATGTGAAGTACACTAAGAGACAACAGCAGCTCTAA